From Zerene cesonia ecotype Mississippi unplaced genomic scaffold, Zerene_cesonia_1.1 Zces_u010, whole genome shotgun sequence, a single genomic window includes:
- the LOC119839227 gene encoding uncharacterized protein LOC119839227 encodes WTESTKLAGNRNFSGEPPRSTAYYYADLEKIKRQNGQEEQNGRPERQAGRQDRPDDRQADGQTVQSRNELSEYVETNEIFNDGAVKDVPPLRDRWNNQDRKLEETYSTAGTFPMPEPKEKEPLLAELEVVGRVPLTQLDTTPGVRRSRSWYLCCPNMGEEEISRESSWRYSSLRPVTAPPIPGQNGIHLATQSSGRVEDVVSLRAERDALARALASERQRAASAARAHDARLAELHGVIAELVRRRAADKRAKAIPEEEVSDECESTTQPAAELENDGELSRTDQNENSSIVSPAELPTPQEPKDLPEDTTDSSTYEIRIQPTLEVSPPQESENCSSLRLSERDSEICVSTARCCQYTRAAHGSTNSCQRERGSPALLPPSPGRCESRQAKLASRVRLKRTEHETSQLANEEWCVEAAERLALDVCAQAGLREALVAAHHEAEESIAAEVWKARCARLAAECRALDAALRRAVDTQHRLSCACAMHESSSVVLCGALRAADRALETYDVLLALAETQHDTTSTEREAAQAVARRLLRRLESGPTWGQPLLSPGPWHDHHQNNPSDEELEPWSSESEARLRAHAAALKRDTVALRALRPAPAMYSPHGQRARTPWYLEWYLEWYLERYLEWYLE; translated from the exons TGGACTGAAAGTACAAAACTGGCGGGGAACAGGAATTTCAGCGGCGAACCGCCGCGTTCGACCGCCTATTACTACGCTGATCTGGAAAAAATCAAACGTCAGAACGGGCAGGAGGAGCAGAATGGCCGACCGGAGCGACAGGCTGGCAGACAAGACCGTCCGGACGACCGACAGGCCGACGGCCAAACTGTTCAGAGCCGAAACGAGCTGAGCGAATACGTGGAGACGAATGAAATCTTCAACGATGGGGCGGTTAAGGACGTCCCACCTCTCCGCGACCGGTGGAACAACCAGGACAGGAAGCTCGAGGAGACATACTCCACGGCGGGAACGTTTCCGATGCCGGAGCCGAAGGAAAAGGAACCGTTGCTGGCTGAACTTGAGGTCGTCGGTCGTGTGCCGCTGACGCAGTTGGACACAACGCCCGGCGTGAGAAGGAGCAGGAGTTGGTACTTGTGCTGCCCGAACATGGGCGAGGAGGAGATATCGAGGGAGTCGTCGTGGAGGTATTCCAGTTTGAGGCCGGTCACTGCGCCGCCTATTCCCGGACAGAATGGTATACAT CTGGCGACCCAAAGCAGCGGGCGCGTGGAGGACGTAGTCAGTCTGCGCGCGGAGCGCGACGCGCTCGCACGTGCGCTCGCCAGCGAGAGGCAGCGCGCGGCGAGCGCGGCCCGGGCGCACGACGCGCGGCTCGCGGAACTGCACGGCGTGATAGCTGAGCTGGTTAGGCGGAGGGCGGCTGATAAACGAGCTAAAGCAATACCGGAAGAGGAGGTTTCCG ATGAATGCGAGTCCACAACGCAACCGGCTGCCGAATTGGAGAACGATGGCGAACTCTCTAGAACGGACCAG AACGAAAACTCGTCCATAGTAAGTCCAGCTGAACTGCCGACCCCGCAGGAGCCGAAAGACCTGCCCGAGGACACGACCGACTCGAGTACTTATGAAATTAG GATACAGCCAACCCTGGAAGTGTCCCCACCGCAGGAGTCAGAGAATTGCTCCAGTTTGCGGCTGTCTGAGAGGGACTCGGAGATCTGCGTCAGCACAGCCAG ATGTTGTCAATACACGCGCGCCGCGCATGGTTCAACGAACAGCTGTCAAAGGGAGAGAGGATCACCGGCTCTGCTACCGCCGTCACCAG GGCGCTGCGAGTCGCGGCAGGCGAAGCTGGCGTCGCGGGTCCGCCTCAAGAGGACCGAGCACGAGACCAGCCAGCTCGCCAACGAGGAG TGGTGCGTGGAGGCGGCCGAGCGGCTGGCGCTGGACGTGTGCGCGCAGGCGGGCCTGCGGGAGGCGCTGGTGGCCGCTCACCACGAGG CAGAGGAGTCGATAGCGGCGGAGGTGTGGAAGGCGCGGTGCGCGCGCCTCGCGGCCGAGTGCCGCGCGCTGGACGCCGCGCTGCGCCGCGCCGTCGACACGCAGCACAG GTTGTCCTGCGCGTGCGCAATGCACGAATCTTCGTCAGTCGTTCTGTGTGGAGCTctgcgcgcggcggaccgggCTCTAGAGACGTATGATGTTCTGCTGGCGTTGGCCGAGACGCAGCACGATACAACTAGTACGGAG CGGGAAGCAGCACAAGCAGTGGCCAGGCGGCTTCTGCGCCGTCTGGAGAGCGGCCCCACGTGGGGACAACCGCTCCTGTCCCCCGGCCCATGGCATGATCACCATCA AAACAACCCATCGGATGAAGAGCTGGAGCCGTGGAGCAGCGAGAGCGAGGCGCGGCTGCGCGCGCACGCCGCCGCGCTCAAGCGCGACACCGTCGCCCTGCGCGcgctgcgccccgcgcccgCCATGTACTCGCCGCACGGTCAGCGCGCCCGCACACCC TGGTACCTGGAGTGGTACCTGGAGTGGTACCTGGAGCGGTACCTGGAGTGGTACCTGGAGTAG